A genomic stretch from Malus domestica chromosome 15, GDT2T_hap1 includes:
- the LOC103415496 gene encoding gibberellin 3-beta-dioxygenase 1-like has protein sequence MGAIADPYRAHLHHIIPIDFNSVQKLPESHVWHDKSHESLFGVPSADPLPVPVIDLMDSEASSLMIQACETWGIFQVIGHGLTKFMEDVESEAEKLFGLPVDQKLKALRSPGGATGYGRPHISPFFDRHMWQEGFTIMGSPIDHAKQLWPQDYQGFCDTIDDYQNQMKALAEKIIRIFFKSLNINFEELNWLNDSGLSSPGTALQLNSYPPCPDPTRAMGMAAHTDTSLVTIVQQSKTSGLQVFKDGVGWVLVQPVPGALTVNLGDYLHILSNGMYTNVLHRAVVNQQIQRFSMAYFYAPPRDFTVSPVLSRVTGQMPKYRSLTVKEYVDLKGKHLEKALSLIQI, from the exons ATGGGTGCTATAGCAGATCCCTATAGAGCTCATCTCCATCATATCATCCCTATCGACTTTAATTCAGTCCAGAAATTGCCTGAATCTCATGTATGGCATGATAAATCTCACGAATCTTTGTTCGGGGTCCCCTCCGCCGACCCGTTACCGGTACCTGTCATCGACCTCATGGACTCGGAGGCTTCAAGTCTCATGATCCAGGCATGTGAGACATGGGGTATTTTTCAGGTGATAGGCCATGGCCTTACAAAGTTTATGGAGGATGTGGAGTCTGAAGCTGAAAAATTGTTTGGTCTCCCTGTTGACCAAAAACTGAAAGCCCTAAGATCTCCAGGTGGGGCCACTGGGTACGGTCGTCCTCATATATCGCCATTTTTTGACAGACATATGTGGCAGGAAGGGTTTACCATCATGGGGTCTCCAATCGATCATGCTAAGCAACTTTGGCCCCAAGACTATCAAGGCTTTTG TGACACAATAGATGATTACCAGAACCAAATGAAGGCTTTAGCAGAGAAAATAATCCGCATTTTCTTCAAATCCTTGAACATTAATTTTGAGGAACTGAATTGGCTTAATGACAGTGGGTTAAGTAGTCCAGGTACTGCTTTGCAACTAAACTCCTACCCCCCCTGCCCCGATCCGACCCGAGCCATGGGCATGGCAGCACACACAGACACATCCCTTGTCACCATTGTCCAACAATCCAAAACCAGCGGCCTCCAAGTCTTCAAAGATGGAGTCGGGTGGGTTCTGGTGCAACCAGTACCTGGTGCCCTAACAGTTAACCTTGGTGACTATCTCCACATTCTCTCCAATGGCATGTATACAAATGTTCTTCATCGTGCGGTGGTGAACCAGCAGATCCAACGGTTTTCCATGGCCTACTTTTATGCTCCCCCAAGAGATTTTACAGTTTCCCCGGTTCTCTCTAGGGTTACGGGACAAATGCCCAAGTACCGTTCACTCACAGTAAAGGAGTATGTTGACCTCAAGGGCAAGCATCTTGAAAAGGCACtgtctttgattcaaatttAG
- the LOC103415497 gene encoding uncharacterized protein isoform X1 produces the protein MAENNLNELIEKKFKFTNELQSLREKIEKEGVEAAVEKLVSLKQSLKEQERQELEIQFLSNSGLEAEVCRLEDQIANGVDGEDVPDELNCLLSEALVKIDLAKMELAARLRALLAVQRRIDEVPSQSELVQYECRLSELNAQIQGKLQQTRKYYATYNALLEIKELILKETSLLNSISSQFQEASSTTDGRMKLVNSMEGIIKGSQQKLLKVQLGLQEEQKVCDSLKEKYVAANAKQRHCYSLLKAFQEECAKNEVLRRHSVSNISEE, from the exons ATGGCAGAAAACAATCTCAACGAATTG ATTGagaagaagtttaaattcacgAACGAATTGCAAAGTTTGAGAGAGAAGATCGAAAAGGAAGGCGTTGAAGCTGCGGTTGAAAAGTTGGTATCGCTTAAGCAGTCACTGAAG GAGCAGGAAAGGCAAGAGCTTGAAATCCAGTTTCTGAGCAATTCCGGATTGGAAGCTGAAGTTTGTAGATTGGAGGACCAAATAGCAAATGGGGTTGATGGTGAGGATGTCCCTGATGAACTGAATTGTTTGTTGAGTGAAGCTCTGGTGAAAATCGATTTGGCGAAAATG GAACTTGCAGCTAGATTAAGGGCACTGTTGGCAGTGCAGCGCCGGATTGATGAGGTTCCTTCGCAGTCCGAACTAGTCCA GTATGAATGCCGGTTGTCAGAATTGAATGCTCAAATTCAGGGAAAACTTCAACAAACTCGGAAGTACTATGCCACTTATAATGCACTTTTGGAGATCAAGGAATTGATACTAAAGGAAACATCCTTGTTAAATTCAATAAGTTCACAG TTTCAAGAAGCATCCTCTACCACTGACGGTCGCATGAAACTTGTCAACTCCATGGAGGGGATCATAAAGGGCAGTCAACAG AAACTTCTAAAGGTACAGCTTGGGCTTCAAGAAGAGCAGAAAGTTTGTGATTCTCTCAAGGAAAAGTATGTTGCAGCAAATGCAAAGCAAAGGCACTGTTATTCACTCTTAAAAGCTTTTCAG GAAGAATGTGCAAAGAATGAGGTACTCCGAAGACATTCTGTTTCGAACATCTCCGAAGAATGA
- the LOC103415497 gene encoding uncharacterized protein isoform X2, with product MIEKKFKFTNELQSLREKIEKEGVEAAVEKLVSLKQSLKEQERQELEIQFLSNSGLEAEVCRLEDQIANGVDGEDVPDELNCLLSEALVKIDLAKMELAARLRALLAVQRRIDEVPSQSELVQYECRLSELNAQIQGKLQQTRKYYATYNALLEIKELILKETSLLNSISSQFQEASSTTDGRMKLVNSMEGIIKGSQQKLLKVQLGLQEEQKVCDSLKEKYVAANAKQRHCYSLLKAFQEECAKNEVLRRHSVSNISEE from the exons Atg ATTGagaagaagtttaaattcacgAACGAATTGCAAAGTTTGAGAGAGAAGATCGAAAAGGAAGGCGTTGAAGCTGCGGTTGAAAAGTTGGTATCGCTTAAGCAGTCACTGAAG GAGCAGGAAAGGCAAGAGCTTGAAATCCAGTTTCTGAGCAATTCCGGATTGGAAGCTGAAGTTTGTAGATTGGAGGACCAAATAGCAAATGGGGTTGATGGTGAGGATGTCCCTGATGAACTGAATTGTTTGTTGAGTGAAGCTCTGGTGAAAATCGATTTGGCGAAAATG GAACTTGCAGCTAGATTAAGGGCACTGTTGGCAGTGCAGCGCCGGATTGATGAGGTTCCTTCGCAGTCCGAACTAGTCCA GTATGAATGCCGGTTGTCAGAATTGAATGCTCAAATTCAGGGAAAACTTCAACAAACTCGGAAGTACTATGCCACTTATAATGCACTTTTGGAGATCAAGGAATTGATACTAAAGGAAACATCCTTGTTAAATTCAATAAGTTCACAG TTTCAAGAAGCATCCTCTACCACTGACGGTCGCATGAAACTTGTCAACTCCATGGAGGGGATCATAAAGGGCAGTCAACAG AAACTTCTAAAGGTACAGCTTGGGCTTCAAGAAGAGCAGAAAGTTTGTGATTCTCTCAAGGAAAAGTATGTTGCAGCAAATGCAAAGCAAAGGCACTGTTATTCACTCTTAAAAGCTTTTCAG GAAGAATGTGCAAAGAATGAGGTACTCCGAAGACATTCTGTTTCGAACATCTCCGAAGAATGA
- the LOC103415645 gene encoding loganic acid O-methyltransferase-like, with the protein MEDESFAMNGGDGLNSYKKNSKFQRQGFDASKILLRDSIQENFTIQNNLNGNITTILRIADLGCSVGPNTFACVKTIIEAVKLKFETHQDFKTQLPEFQVFFNDQVSNDFNTLFKGFPVDRNYMVAGVPGSFHGRLFPKASMNVMHTSFSLHWLSRVPEQVTKEGSPAWNKGRVSYVSSSDEVVEAFSAQFVRDMEGFFAARSVELVDDGLLALLIPCRQESTLPSDSILAHIYECVGLSLADMAKEGLVSEDLLDSFNVPIYIPSPSEVKNLVLGMKSLFSIERLEELLFPTNLSTPNDIRACVSHIRATVEGVVCKHFGSELNTEELFERYFHKIEEFSKTPRFTNIENVANLFMLVKRKFHMMK; encoded by the exons ATGGAGGACGAGTCCTTTGCAATGAACGGTGGGGATGGCCTCAACAGCTACAAGAAGAACTCCAAGTTTCAG AGACAGGGATTCGATGCATCAAAGATCTTGTTGAGAGACAGCATTCAAGAAAACTTCACAATTCAAAACAATTTGAATGGCAATATCACAACAATATTGAGAATTGCAGACCTTGGATGTTCAGTTGGACCCAACACTTTCGCTTGCGTCAAAACCATCATAGAAGCTGTGAAGCTCAAGTTCGAAACTCATCAGGATTTCAAAACCCAATTGCCTGAGTTCCAGGTCTTCTTCAATGACCAGGTCTCTAACGATTTCAACACGCTATTCAAGGGGTTCCCGGTCGATAGGAATTACATGGTGGCCGGAGTTCCAGGCTCGTTCCATGGCCGGCTCTTCCCTAAGGCCTCGATGAACGTGATGCACACCTCCTTTTCCCTTCACTGGCTGAGTAGGGTTCCGGAACAAGTCACCAAAGAAGGGTCTCCTGCATGGAATAAAGGAAGAGTCAGTTACGTGAGCAGCTCTGATGAAGTTGTGGAGGCCTTCTCAGCTCAGTTTGTGAGGGACATGGAGGGTTTCTTTGCTGCAAGGTCGGTAGAGTTGGTGGATGATGGGTTATTGGCCCTTCTCATACCCTGCCGGCAAGAGTCAACTCTCCCTTCGGACTCAATTTTAGCGCATATTTACGAGTGTGTGGGACTTTCACTTGCAGATATGGCCAAAGAG GGGTTGGTGAGTGAGGATCTTCTGGACTCGTTTAATGTACCAATTTACATTCCAAGTCCGTCTGAAGTTAAAAATTTGGTGTTGGGAATGAAGAGCCTGTTTAGTATCGAGAGGTTAGAGGAACTGTTATTCCCAACAAATCTTAGTACTCCTAATGATATTCGAGCTTGCGTCTCTCATATAAGAGCTACGGTTGAAGGCGTTGTATGCAAGCATTTCGGATCCGAACTCAATACTGAAGAACTTTTCGAAAGATACTTTCACAAGATAGAAGAATTCTCAAAGACACCTCGGTTTACTAACATTGAGAATGTGGCAAATTTGTTTATGCTTGTTAAGCGCAAATTCCATATGATGAAGTGA